One genomic window of Leopardus geoffroyi isolate Oge1 chromosome C3, O.geoffroyi_Oge1_pat1.0, whole genome shotgun sequence includes the following:
- the CD244 gene encoding natural killer cell receptor 2B4 isoform X1, producing the protein MLGLALVLTLLFLSGLQGQDSAKRVVGLSGTCLRLWPPKTLAKNIESVQWKRPGPSPSEFSVILTWKCESDNCSDKNWTLNHLNKRFGFITQNLSLTIQAAQQQDSGFYIFEATDEHGKVKNYTFQVSVFDHVGEPHVLQNLKVLEGGRCQVTLSCSVPSGDNVSYDWYRGSVLIETARNHSTLEDQIDANSSHIYTCNVSNSVSWTNRTFIPHCPGDSQQDKSLHLLVIIVVLLSTLFLGALTGFCVWRRKMKHSQDGTEEFLTVYEDVNNVQIKRSQEQKPNPPGEGSTIYSMIQSQPSASTSQEANTLYALVQPSRKSESKKKNHGPSLSNTIYEEVGKRQLKAQNPARLSRRELENFSVYS; encoded by the exons ATTCTGCTAAACGTGTGGTCGGACTCTCAGGAACATGTCTCCGGTTATGGCCTCCCAAGACACTGGCAAAGAACATAGAATCTGTTCAATGGAAGAGGCCGGGGCCCTCACCTTCAGAATTTTCTGTGATACTGACGTGGAAGTGTGAGTCTGATAATTGCAGCGATAAAAATTGGACTTTGAATCACCTCAACAAAAGATTCGGTTTTATAACCCAGAACCTAAGTCTCACCATCCAGGCAGCTCAGCAGCAGGACAGTGGCTTCTACATCTTTGAGGCGACTGATGAGCATGGAAAAGTTAAGAACTACACGTTCCAGGTTTCTGTGTTTG ATCACGTAGGGGAGCCCCACGTACTACAGAACTTGAAggtcctggagggagggaggtgccaAGTGACTCTGTCCTGCTCGGTCCCCAGCGGTGATAACGTGAGCTATGATTGGTATAGAGGGAGCGTGCTGATCGAGACAGCAAGGAATCACAGCACGCTGGAGGACCAGATCGATGCCAACAGCTCGCACATATATACCTGCAATGTCAGCAACTCGGTCAGCTGGACAAACCGCACCTTCATCCCGCACTGTCCAGGTGACTCCCAGC AGGACAAGTCTCTGCACTTGTTGGTGATCATCGTGGTCCTTCTAAGCACGCTGTTCCTGGGCGCCCTCACCGGCTTCTGTGtgtggaggaggaagatgaagcaCTCAC AGGACGGCACAGAGGAGTTTCTGACGGTTTATGAAGATGTCAACAACGTGCAAATCAAGAGGAGTCAG GAGCAGAAGCCGAATCCCCCTGGAGAAGGGAGCACCATCTACTCCATGATCCAGTCCCAG CCTTCTGCTTCCACATCACAAGAAGCAAACACCTTGTATGCATTGGTACAGCCTTCCCGGAAG TCTGAATCCAAGAAGAAGAACCACGGCCCTTCCCTCAGTAATACTATCTATGAAGAG GTTGGAAAGAGACAGCTCAAAGCCCAGAACCCAGCTCGACTGAGCCGCAGGGAGCTGGAGAACTTTTCTGTGTATTCCTAG
- the CD244 gene encoding natural killer cell receptor 2B4 isoform X2, whose product MLGLALVLTLLFLSGLQGQDSAKRVVGLSGTCLRLWPPKTLAKNIESVQWKRPGPSPSEFSVILTWKCESDNCSDKNWTLNHLNKRFGFITQNLSLTIQAAQQQDSGFYIFEATDEHGKVKNYTFQVSVFDHVGEPHVLQNLKVLEGGRCQVTLSCSVPSGDNVSYDWYRGSVLIETARNHSTLEDQIDANSSHIYTCNVSNSVSWTNRTFIPHCPGDSQQDGTEEFLTVYEDVNNVQIKRSQEQKPNPPGEGSTIYSMIQSQPSASTSQEANTLYALVQPSRKSESKKKNHGPSLSNTIYEEVGKRQLKAQNPARLSRRELENFSVYS is encoded by the exons ATTCTGCTAAACGTGTGGTCGGACTCTCAGGAACATGTCTCCGGTTATGGCCTCCCAAGACACTGGCAAAGAACATAGAATCTGTTCAATGGAAGAGGCCGGGGCCCTCACCTTCAGAATTTTCTGTGATACTGACGTGGAAGTGTGAGTCTGATAATTGCAGCGATAAAAATTGGACTTTGAATCACCTCAACAAAAGATTCGGTTTTATAACCCAGAACCTAAGTCTCACCATCCAGGCAGCTCAGCAGCAGGACAGTGGCTTCTACATCTTTGAGGCGACTGATGAGCATGGAAAAGTTAAGAACTACACGTTCCAGGTTTCTGTGTTTG ATCACGTAGGGGAGCCCCACGTACTACAGAACTTGAAggtcctggagggagggaggtgccaAGTGACTCTGTCCTGCTCGGTCCCCAGCGGTGATAACGTGAGCTATGATTGGTATAGAGGGAGCGTGCTGATCGAGACAGCAAGGAATCACAGCACGCTGGAGGACCAGATCGATGCCAACAGCTCGCACATATATACCTGCAATGTCAGCAACTCGGTCAGCTGGACAAACCGCACCTTCATCCCGCACTGTCCAGGTGACTCCCAGC AGGACGGCACAGAGGAGTTTCTGACGGTTTATGAAGATGTCAACAACGTGCAAATCAAGAGGAGTCAG GAGCAGAAGCCGAATCCCCCTGGAGAAGGGAGCACCATCTACTCCATGATCCAGTCCCAG CCTTCTGCTTCCACATCACAAGAAGCAAACACCTTGTATGCATTGGTACAGCCTTCCCGGAAG TCTGAATCCAAGAAGAAGAACCACGGCCCTTCCCTCAGTAATACTATCTATGAAGAG GTTGGAAAGAGACAGCTCAAAGCCCAGAACCCAGCTCGACTGAGCCGCAGGGAGCTGGAGAACTTTTCTGTGTATTCCTAG